From Streptomyces sp. HUAS MG91, the proteins below share one genomic window:
- a CDS encoding bifunctional DNA primase/polymerase, which produces MAAIDPHPARRSPTAPGAPNAPLTTLALAHALSAAERGLAVIPLSRTKLPALPSPHRDDPPSAPRCHGECGLPGHGVYDASTDPRRIRALFAAAPRATGYGIACGLPPHHLIGVDLDTKAGTNSTAALRELALRHLFTIPDTVVVSTPSGGRHLWLSGPPDVVVPNSAGRLAPGIDIRGAGGYLVGPGSRTEHGVYSTVPGTARLAPALCPPALLRLLTPPPRPHHPAPGPGGRHGTGLVQFVLGAHEGQRNTRLFWAACRAYENGIGDALTEDLVTAAVHTGLPEREARSTIASAARLTAGS; this is translated from the coding sequence ATGGCCGCCATCGATCCGCACCCCGCCCGCCGCTCGCCCACCGCACCGGGCGCACCGAATGCGCCCCTCACGACCCTCGCTCTCGCGCACGCCCTGTCCGCGGCCGAGCGCGGGCTCGCCGTGATCCCGCTGTCGCGCACGAAGCTCCCCGCCCTGCCCTCCCCGCACCGCGACGACCCTCCGTCCGCGCCGCGCTGCCACGGTGAATGCGGGCTTCCGGGGCACGGGGTGTACGACGCGTCGACCGACCCGCGACGGATCCGCGCACTGTTCGCCGCCGCGCCCCGGGCGACCGGGTACGGCATCGCCTGCGGACTGCCCCCGCACCACCTCATCGGCGTCGACCTGGACACCAAGGCCGGGACGAACTCCACGGCCGCACTGCGCGAGCTGGCTTTACGGCATCTCTTCACGATCCCGGACACGGTGGTCGTGAGCACGCCGAGCGGCGGCCGGCATCTGTGGCTGTCCGGGCCGCCGGACGTCGTCGTGCCCAACTCGGCGGGGCGGCTGGCCCCCGGCATCGACATCCGCGGCGCCGGCGGCTATCTGGTGGGCCCCGGCTCCCGCACCGAGCACGGCGTCTACAGCACGGTGCCGGGCACCGCCCGCCTCGCCCCGGCCCTCTGCCCACCCGCCCTGCTGCGCCTGCTCACGCCCCCGCCGCGCCCGCACCACCCCGCGCCGGGGCCCGGCGGCCGGCACGGCACGGGCCTGGTCCAGTTCGTGCTGGGGGCCCACGAGGGCCAGCGCAACACCCGCCTCTTCTGGGCGGCGTGCCGCGCCTACGAGAACGGCATCGGCGACGCCCTCACCGAGGACCTCGTCACCGCCGCGGTCCACACGGGGCTGCCGGAGCGCGAGGCCCGTTCGACGATCGCCTCGGCGGCCCGGCTCACGGCCGGGTCCTGA
- a CDS encoding ATP-binding protein, with translation MALVVAQEVPASSSMAVPHGPAGVGEARHRMRDQLRISGVPESVIDDAVLILSELLSNACRHGRPLGDDLAGDGDVRAAWRVDGRGCLTVEVTDGGGPTRPVPATPSVTARGGRGLNIITALADDWGVRDDRRGEVTVWVVVHKDVHALATAHRRDDFAARIASPPVTDLAGLGFAEAFDDLG, from the coding sequence GTGGCGTTGGTGGTGGCACAGGAGGTGCCCGCTTCGTCGAGCATGGCCGTTCCCCATGGCCCTGCGGGCGTGGGCGAGGCAAGACACCGGATGCGTGATCAGCTCCGTATCAGTGGTGTGCCGGAATCGGTCATCGACGATGCAGTTCTGATCCTTTCCGAACTACTCAGCAATGCCTGCCGGCACGGCAGGCCACTGGGCGACGATCTGGCAGGTGACGGCGACGTACGGGCCGCGTGGCGGGTGGACGGCCGCGGCTGCCTGACGGTCGAGGTGACGGACGGCGGCGGCCCGACCCGCCCCGTTCCGGCCACCCCGTCGGTCACGGCGCGCGGCGGCCGCGGGCTCAACATCATCACGGCGCTCGCCGACGACTGGGGCGTCCGCGACGACCGGCGGGGCGAGGTCACCGTCTGGGTCGTCGTGCACAAGGACGTGCACGCCCTGGCCACGGCGCACCGCCGCGACGACTTCGCCGCGCGCATCGCCTCGCCGCCCGTCACGGACCTGGCCGGCCTGGGCTTCGCGGAGGCCTTCGACGATCTGGGCTGA
- a CDS encoding acyl-CoA dehydrogenase family protein produces MHLAPTDRQRELRGELRARFRTLMPDGPPAADDPAGQRRVLRRIGAEGLLGLGWPVEYGGQGRGADEQFVFFDEAYRAGAPVSMVTLNTVGPTLMKYGTEEQKAYFLPRILSGDLVFAIGYSEPSAGTDLAALRTRAVRDESDGDWLIDGQKVFTSNAQNADWIWLACRTDPEAPKHRGISIILVPTDAPGFSWTPIDTVGGLTTTATYYDGIRVPGTNVVGEVNGGWGLITNQLNHERVALAAIGMQAEDFYADVLAAARTPDPVTGERRVDAPWIRSALAEAHARLAATRLLNWRLVGDVGAGRLAPGDASGVKFAGTESAVETYRLCQQIAGDAGWVRSGSPGVFGVAGGGSAVGDGELERMNRAAQINTFGGGVSEVQREIVATMRLGMRRGRR; encoded by the coding sequence GTGCACCTCGCCCCCACCGACCGCCAGCGCGAGCTGCGCGGTGAACTGCGCGCACGTTTCCGTACGTTGATGCCGGACGGCCCGCCCGCCGCCGACGACCCGGCCGGGCAGCGCAGGGTGCTGCGCCGGATCGGAGCCGAGGGGCTGCTCGGCCTCGGCTGGCCCGTGGAGTACGGCGGCCAGGGGCGCGGCGCCGACGAGCAGTTCGTGTTCTTCGACGAGGCGTACCGGGCCGGGGCGCCGGTCTCCATGGTCACGCTCAACACCGTCGGCCCGACGCTCATGAAGTACGGCACCGAGGAGCAGAAGGCCTACTTCCTGCCGCGCATCCTCAGCGGCGACCTGGTCTTCGCGATCGGCTACAGCGAGCCGTCGGCCGGCACCGACCTCGCCGCGCTGCGCACGCGCGCGGTGCGGGACGAGAGCGACGGCGACTGGCTGATCGACGGCCAGAAGGTCTTCACGTCGAACGCGCAGAACGCCGACTGGATCTGGCTCGCCTGCCGCACCGACCCCGAGGCGCCCAAGCACCGGGGCATCTCGATCATCCTCGTGCCGACGGACGCCCCCGGCTTCTCGTGGACCCCGATCGACACGGTCGGCGGGCTGACCACGACGGCCACGTACTACGACGGGATCCGCGTCCCGGGCACGAACGTCGTCGGGGAGGTGAACGGCGGCTGGGGCCTCATCACCAACCAGCTCAACCACGAGCGGGTCGCCCTCGCCGCGATCGGGATGCAGGCCGAGGACTTCTACGCCGATGTCCTCGCCGCCGCTCGTACCCCCGATCCGGTGACGGGCGAACGCCGGGTTGACGCGCCGTGGATTCGTTCCGCGCTGGCCGAGGCGCATGCCCGGCTGGCGGCAACGCGCCTGCTCAACTGGCGTTTGGTGGGGGATGTCGGGGCGGGCCGGCTGGCCCCCGGGGACGCCAGCGGGGTGAAGTTCGCGGGAACGGAATCCGCGGTCGAGACGTATCGACTGTGTCAGCAGATCGCGGGCGACGCCGGGTGGGTGAGGTCCGGATCGCCGGGGGTGTTCGGCGTGGCGGGGGGTGGTTCCGCCGTGGGGGACGGGGAGTTGGAGCGGATGAACCGGGCGGCGCAGATCAACACGTTCGGCGGCGGGGTCAGCGAGGTGCAGCGGGAGATCGTGGCCACGATGCGGCTCGGGATGCGACGGGGGAGGCGGTGA
- a CDS encoding bifunctional MaoC family dehydratase N-terminal/OB-fold nucleic acid binding domain-containing protein, translated as MAEERDGGVYEELKTFEGRVAATALEGKDPVNEPMIRHWCEAMGDTSPAYEGPDAIAPPTMLQAWTMGGLSGYEGRSPAHDELFALLDGAGYTSVVATDCEQEYLRPLRPGDVITYDSVIESVSPLKTTKLGTGHFVTTRMDVRAGGELAGTHRFRILKYAPARRSSSPKKSGKARPRPVVNRDNAGFWDGVARHRLLIQRCTECATLRFPWLPGCNACGGQEWDTVEASGEGTVFSYVVMHHPPFPAFDPPYAVGLIELAEGVRIVSNVIGVPYDKVRIGLPVRLEFLRADEDLELPVFRATEGGEA; from the coding sequence ATGGCCGAGGAGCGGGACGGCGGGGTGTACGAGGAGCTGAAGACCTTCGAGGGGCGGGTCGCGGCGACCGCCCTGGAGGGCAAGGACCCGGTGAACGAGCCGATGATCCGGCACTGGTGCGAGGCCATGGGCGACACCAGTCCCGCGTACGAGGGCCCGGACGCGATCGCGCCGCCGACGATGCTCCAGGCCTGGACGATGGGCGGCCTGTCCGGATACGAGGGGCGCTCGCCCGCCCACGACGAGCTGTTCGCCCTGCTCGACGGCGCCGGATACACCTCGGTCGTCGCCACCGACTGCGAGCAGGAGTACCTGCGGCCGCTGCGGCCCGGTGACGTGATCACCTACGACTCGGTGATCGAGTCGGTGTCACCGCTGAAGACGACGAAGCTGGGCACGGGCCACTTCGTCACGACGCGGATGGATGTGCGGGCCGGCGGCGAGCTGGCCGGCACGCACCGGTTCCGGATCCTCAAGTACGCGCCCGCCCGCCGGAGTTCCTCCCCGAAGAAGAGCGGCAAGGCGCGTCCACGACCGGTCGTGAACCGGGACAACGCCGGGTTCTGGGACGGAGTGGCCCGGCACAGACTGCTGATCCAGCGCTGCACGGAATGCGCCACCCTGCGCTTCCCCTGGCTGCCGGGGTGCAACGCGTGCGGCGGCCAGGAGTGGGACACGGTCGAGGCGAGCGGCGAGGGCACGGTCTTCTCGTACGTCGTCATGCACCACCCGCCCTTCCCGGCGTTCGACCCGCCGTACGCGGTGGGGCTGATCGAGCTGGCCGAAGGGGTGCGCATCGTCAGCAACGTGATCGGGGTGCCCTACGACAAGGTGCGGATCGGGCTGCCCGTGCGGCTGGAGTTCCTGCGGGCGGACGAGGATCTGGAGCTGCCCGTCTTCCGGGCGACCGAGGGCGGTGAGGCGTGA
- a CDS encoding STAS domain-containing protein, with amino-acid sequence MSSESSTPILSVSLVASPVVGCDTESVMEAGVSTPGDIIIRSCAAVGSALWIELQGEIDHHSARPLRTVLALGAVHGYRHLRLDARRVTFADSALLRVLGRWDRHGRSLHIGTSSPAVRRLMDAARRVGRTVTEGVGR; translated from the coding sequence GTGAGTTCCGAAAGCAGCACTCCGATACTGTCCGTTTCCCTGGTCGCCTCCCCCGTCGTCGGCTGCGACACCGAGAGCGTGATGGAGGCGGGCGTCAGTACGCCCGGCGACATAATCATCCGTTCCTGCGCGGCGGTCGGGTCCGCGCTCTGGATCGAGCTCCAGGGCGAGATCGACCACCACAGCGCGCGACCGCTCCGCACCGTTCTGGCCCTCGGGGCCGTGCACGGCTACCGGCATCTGCGTCTCGACGCCCGCCGGGTCACCTTCGCCGACTCCGCCCTGCTCAGGGTCCTCGGCCGCTGGGACCGCCACGGGCGGAGCCTCCACATCGGCACCTCGTCACCCGCCGTACGACGGCTCATGGACGCCGCCCGCCGCGTCGGCCGGACCGTCACCGAGGGGGTGGGACGGTGA
- a CDS encoding glycerophosphodiester phosphodiesterase, producing the protein MTHAPQHRIQVVAHRGASEDAPEHTLAAYRKAIEDGADALECDVRLTADGHLVCVHDRRVNRTSNGRGAVSALELADLATLDFGSWKDREEGPDWAGSAADTSVLTLERLLELVADAGRRVELAIETKHPTRWAGQVEERLLLLLKRFGLDAPPPDEPSPVRVMSFSARSLLRVQEASPTLPTVYLMQFVSPRHREGRLPKGVRIAGPGIRILRSHPGYVEKLARAGHRIHVWTVNEPEDVDLCVRLGVDAIITNRPAAVLRRLGRS; encoded by the coding sequence GTGACCCACGCACCACAGCACCGCATCCAGGTCGTCGCCCACCGCGGAGCCTCGGAGGACGCCCCCGAGCACACCCTGGCCGCGTACAGAAAGGCGATCGAAGACGGTGCGGACGCCCTCGAATGCGATGTGCGGCTGACCGCGGACGGCCATCTCGTCTGCGTCCACGACCGGCGCGTCAACCGTACGTCGAACGGCCGCGGGGCCGTCTCCGCGCTGGAACTCGCCGACCTGGCCACCCTCGACTTCGGTTCCTGGAAGGACCGCGAGGAGGGCCCGGACTGGGCGGGCAGCGCGGCCGACACCTCCGTACTGACCCTGGAGCGGCTCCTGGAACTGGTCGCCGACGCGGGCCGCCGGGTGGAACTGGCCATCGAGACCAAGCACCCGACCCGGTGGGCGGGCCAGGTCGAGGAGCGGCTGCTGCTCCTCCTCAAGCGGTTCGGCCTGGACGCCCCGCCGCCGGACGAGCCCTCCCCGGTCCGCGTGATGAGCTTCTCCGCGCGCTCGCTGCTGCGCGTCCAGGAGGCGTCCCCGACGCTGCCGACGGTCTACCTGATGCAGTTCGTCTCCCCACGTCACCGCGAGGGACGCCTCCCCAAGGGCGTACGGATCGCGGGGCCCGGCATCCGGATCCTGCGCAGCCACCCCGGTTACGTGGAGAAGCTCGCTCGCGCGGGTCATCGGATCCACGTCTGGACGGTGAACGAACCCGAGGACGTCGACCTCTGCGTCCGGCTCGGCGTCGACGCGATCATCACCAACCGCCCCGCGGCGGTGCTGCGACGGCTCGGCAGGAGCTGA
- a CDS encoding trypsin-like peptidase domain-containing protein: protein MSTENEGTSVPPAPSAPPVPVDAPAAPAPPAPGSAPAASEAAGYDTVGQGAAPAAHGAPGEQYGAQGAPGAHGEQGAPAAGGSPVGDWPPPPPAVPAYASGGGAGGADGTAWGSSYQQPQPKPGGKRGGLVAGIIAAALVAGVVGGGVGYWAAERNDDGGTGSTTVSASSPADVKRDPGTVAGIAAKALPSTVTIEAEGSNGEGGTGTGFVYDKEGHILTNNHVVAEAVDGGKLSATFSNGKKYDAEVIGHAQGYDVAVIKLKNAPNNLKPLTLGDSDKIAVGDSTIAIGAPFGLSNTVTTGIISAKDRPVASSDGSSGSKASYMSALQTDASINPGNSGGPLLDGSGHVIGINSAIQSASSGGLGGSGQSGSIGLGFAIPINQADMVAQQLIKTGQPVYPVIGATVSMDENSSGATITEQGAGGSAAVTPNGPAAKAGLKSGDTITKLDDTVVDSGPTLIGQIWTHKPGDTVKLTYTRDGKEHTVDVTLGERKGDSN from the coding sequence GTGAGCACCGAGAACGAGGGCACTTCGGTCCCCCCTGCCCCGTCCGCACCTCCCGTGCCGGTCGACGCTCCCGCTGCTCCCGCACCGCCCGCGCCGGGGTCCGCCCCGGCGGCCTCCGAGGCAGCCGGGTACGACACGGTGGGCCAGGGAGCGGCTCCCGCCGCACATGGGGCACCGGGTGAGCAGTACGGAGCGCAGGGCGCGCCGGGGGCGCACGGCGAACAGGGAGCGCCCGCCGCGGGCGGTTCCCCGGTGGGCGACTGGCCGCCCCCGCCGCCGGCAGTTCCGGCCTATGCGTCGGGCGGTGGTGCCGGCGGCGCCGACGGGACGGCGTGGGGCTCCTCCTACCAGCAGCCGCAGCCCAAGCCGGGCGGCAAGCGCGGCGGTCTCGTCGCCGGGATCATCGCGGCCGCGCTGGTCGCGGGCGTCGTCGGCGGCGGCGTCGGCTACTGGGCGGCGGAGCGCAACGACGACGGCGGCACCGGCTCCACGACCGTCTCCGCCTCCAGTCCCGCCGACGTCAAGCGCGACCCGGGCACCGTCGCGGGAATCGCCGCCAAGGCGCTGCCCAGCACGGTCACCATCGAGGCCGAGGGCAGCAACGGCGAGGGCGGCACGGGCACCGGCTTCGTGTACGACAAGGAAGGCCACATCCTCACCAACAACCACGTGGTGGCGGAGGCCGTGGACGGCGGCAAGCTGTCGGCGACGTTCTCGAACGGCAAGAAGTACGACGCCGAGGTGATCGGCCACGCGCAGGGCTACGACGTCGCGGTCATCAAGCTGAAGAACGCGCCGAACAACCTCAAGCCGCTCACCCTGGGCGACTCCGACAAGATCGCGGTCGGCGACTCGACCATCGCGATCGGCGCGCCCTTCGGCCTGTCGAACACGGTGACGACGGGCATCATCTCCGCCAAGGACCGCCCGGTCGCCTCCAGCGACGGCTCCAGCGGCAGCAAGGCCTCGTACATGAGCGCCCTGCAGACCGACGCCTCGATCAACCCGGGCAACTCCGGCGGCCCGCTCCTCGACGGCAGCGGGCACGTGATCGGCATCAACTCCGCCATCCAGTCCGCCTCCAGCGGCGGCCTCGGCGGTTCGGGCCAGTCCGGTTCGATCGGCCTCGGCTTCGCCATCCCGATCAACCAGGCCGACATGGTCGCCCAGCAGCTGATCAAGACCGGCCAGCCGGTCTACCCCGTCATCGGCGCCACCGTCTCCATGGACGAGAACAGCAGCGGCGCGACCATCACCGAGCAGGGCGCGGGCGGCTCCGCGGCCGTCACGCCGAACGGCCCGGCGGCCAAGGCGGGCCTCAAGTCCGGCGACACGATCACCAAGCTGGACGACACGGTGGTCGACTCGGGCCCGACCCTGATCGGCCAGATCTGGACGCACAAGCCCGGCGACACGGTGAAGCTCACGTACACGCGCGACGGCAAGGAGCACACGGTGGACGTGACCCTCGGCGAACGCAAGGGCGACAGCAACTGA